A region of the Helicobacter pylori NQ4053 genome:
TAAACGGATTGCCCTCAATCTAAAACAAAACCTAAAACAAAATCCAACCTGTTAGGGCGTCAATTATCTAAAAGTGATACTATGAATGATAAATCAACTTAAAGGCAAAGACATGAATGAAGTGGTTGTAGTGGCGGCAAAGCGGAGTGCAGTGGGGAGTTTTTTAGGCTCTCTAAAGAATGTGGGCGCTAGGCAAATGGGCGTTAGCGTGCTTAAAGACGCTTTGAATGCGAGCGGCCTTAAGCCTAGCGATGTGGATTCTGTCATTTTAGGCAATGTTTTAGGTGCTGGTTTGGGTCAAAATATCGCCAGGCAGATCCAACTGGATTCTGGCATACCCAATGACAGAAACGCTTTTAGCGTCAATATGGTTTGCGGATCGTCTATGAAAGCTATCCAGTTAGCGCATGACAGCATCATGCTTGGGTGCGATGAGGTGGTGGTGTGCGGTGGCGTGGAGAACATGAGCATGGCACCTTATTTGTCGTTTGACATGCGAGACGGGAAAAGAATGGGGAATGCGAACATGATAGACTCCATGATACATGATGGATTATGGGATGCGTTCAATGATTACCACATGGGGATCACCGCTGATAATGTCGCTCAAGCATACCACATAAGTCGAGAAGAGCAAGATAATTTCGCGCTCCAATCGCAACTCAAAGCAAGAGCCGCCATTAATGCAGGGAAATTCCAAGAAGAAATCACGCCTATTGAAATAGCGAATAAAAAAGGCGTGGTTGTTTTTAAAGAGGACGAATACCCTAGAGACACGACGCTAGAATCCCTTGCAAAGCTCAAACCCGCTTTCAAAAAAGACGGATCGGTAACGGCAGGGAATTCATCAGGGATCAATGATGGCGCGAGTGTTATCATTTTATGCAGCACTCAAAAAGCGCAAAAATTGGGGTTAAAAACAATGGCAACTATCAAGGGGTTTGGTTTGGGTGGTTGCAGTCCGGATATAATGGGGATATGCCCTAGCATCGCTATTAAAAACAATCTCAAAAATGTCAAAATGAATCTCAACGACATCAA
Encoded here:
- a CDS encoding acetyl-CoA C-acetyltransferase; this translates as MNEVVVVAAKRSAVGSFLGSLKNVGARQMGVSVLKDALNASGLKPSDVDSVILGNVLGAGLGQNIARQIQLDSGIPNDRNAFSVNMVCGSSMKAIQLAHDSIMLGCDEVVVCGGVENMSMAPYLSFDMRDGKRMGNANMIDSMIHDGLWDAFNDYHMGITADNVAQAYHISREEQDNFALQSQLKARAAINAGKFQEEITPIEIANKKGVVVFKEDEYPRDTTLESLAKLKPAFKKDGSVTAGNSSGINDGASVIILCSTQKAQKLGLKTMATIKGFGLGGCSPDIMGICPSIAIKNNLKNVKMNLNDINLFELNEAFAAQSIAVLKELELNPNIVNVNGGAIAIGHPIGASGARILVTLLHEMKRSGHGVGCASLCVGGGQGLSVVVEQK